Below is a window of Ctenopharyngodon idella isolate HZGC_01 chromosome 7, HZGC01, whole genome shotgun sequence DNA.
TTCAACCAGCCCACACCAGCAAAACCAAACGCCGTCCTGCGCTGAGGGTTTGCGAGGACAGCACAGGGAACTCGTACATCAGAGGTATGGTTCCTTCGCTAAAGGAGATGATTGACTTTAAAAGAGTTCTTAAGTGTTGTTGGTGTCTCCCTGTAGATCTGAGATGGGTTAATGTGCAGAATGCAGACGAGGCCAGTAAGGTTCTACGTGTGGGTAATAAGAACCGGAGCGCAGCCGCAACCAAGATGAACCAGTCGTCCAGCAGAAGGTCATCTATCCTGTCAACTTGAGTTAGATTCCCTGGATTGCTACAAGTTTAactgaatatttttctttaatgaaaatggacaaacccaaggTTTGTCaaaggttgaaaatggacaaacccagtggatGGGTTTATCCATTTTCAATCCAACTTGGGCTGTTTTTAACTCatcctctctttttttttttttttttctttttttttctctttagggTTTTATTCACTTTGAGTATAGACCTGAGAATttaaatttccaacttaaactcataaatcttgaatgctcTGGAGCAGACTaaagtttggtctctttttaaagatgacacttggcagattataGCTGAAGTGAAAGTTTTTAAAGTGAACTTAATATACGTAaaattttataactttttttttttttctcatgaaaATGCACATAccattttaaattatgaaatacatattttacaaaacacatTGTACTCAAACTGTGATacaatcaaagccataaatctcaACTAGCTGTGTGCAAAATTTGAgattgatatctcaaaaaatgagctttcagtaagattttgtttgggtgcagtaccaaacacttccactagatgaaatttgtctcccattcatttccaatgctcTCATTTTTGACAGTGAACAATACAAATGactttttcaggaccatttaacctttaagaagtttcgtaccattctgATGACGTAAAAaattaaacgtttttttttttctttttttttttggggtcaAAAACAACCCAACAGCGCCAGAGGGTTAAAATCTGTTTGATTCCCTGGCTTTTTGTGCATTACTCAGTTTAGTACAGAATATCCATTGCCTTTTAGTGCAGCTTGTAAACTTAAAGCTAAAACTTTGCTCTGTTTGCAGTCACAGTATCTTCACCATCAAACTGATCCGCATCGAAGGAGCAGATGTTCAGGGACTGTCGGAGTAAGTGAACAGCATGTGCATTTTGAAGCAAATCTGTCATTTTGAAAGTGTAACATCTTTCTATTCTCGCATTTAAAGTCTTTCGCTCTGTGACTTGGCCGGCTCCGAAAGATGCAACAAAACCAAAACGTTTGGGGAGCGTCTGAAAGAAGCTGGTAACATCAACAATTCACTGCTGATTCTAGGCAAGTGTATTGCAGCGCTGCGCAATAACCAAAGCTACAGGTACGGGCAAATGCCAGCTAGACGACTGAGAACGGCAGGTTTACGTGTGATGGTTTTTGTAACCGTGTTTGCTCCTGTAAGGGTGAAGATGAGTTACGTCCCGTTTCGAGAGAGCAAACTGACACGGCTCTTTCAAGGGATGTTTTGTGGCCGTGGCAGGGCTTGCATGATTGTGAACATCAATCAGTGTGCCTCAACTTATGACGAGACCCTGCATGTGATGAAGTTCTCTGCGGTTGCCAAGCAGGTTTGTGATTATCAGTAGTGGTGATATAATGCCACGCAGGTTGTAAGCCAGCTTCATGAAGGTTACAAATAGTCATGGCTGCTTAAGTAAAGCAATTGACCAAGTCAACCAAAGTTTCAAAAAGCCTCATTTTCCCCATCACTAACGTCAAGTGTGCCATTTGGTGCCTGTGTGTATGTTAGGTGTTACAGGTCATACCTCAAAGATCTATCGAGTCTCTGGCACCACGTCTGGTTGGTCTGGATGGGAAGCCATTGCTGAAAAATGGAGTTATTGATGACCAGGCTGTGGATGAGTACCTATCAGAGGAAGAGCTGCTGGACGGAGACGAGGCAGATATGTCAATATTACCCCAAGAGGTGACACTGCTTTGGTTGAACATTTGCATCAGTTGTGACACTGCTTCATGTTCATTGATTTTCACTGTTTCTCTTGCAGGAGCTGGTGAACCTGGTGGAGAGCTTGCGTGTGAAGCTGTTGGCTGAGCGCAGAAAAAATCTGCTTCAGGAGATTCAGATACGAAAGGAGATGGGAGACGCCATGTTGCAACAAATCATGGAGGCGGAGGAGCTGCACAGGTGTGTTCTTAAAGTCACAGTAACGGACTTGTGGAAGGTTCTTTCACTTTAATCGTGTTTGTGTTTTAAGTCGTCAGCTGGTGGACCTAAAGGAGAGCTATGAAGAGAAGATGGACAGCACGTTTGAGATGTATAAAGAGGCGTTGAAAGATCACGCGTACCAGTGCGCTCTGGAGAGACTGGAAGAGGATTACATCCCTATAGATGAATTCAATGAAGAGCAAGAGAGAGTCAAGGCAcatgtttaaatctaattaacCACAGTGTTTGGCGTGAATGTTTGAGCAGAGATGTGCTCTTGTTTGCGGGGAGTGGAATCCTGGTGGGAAAAATTCCACATTTGCATTAAAGGAGGGATTCGGCCATATCTAGGGATGAAAGTATAATGGGGCTAGTAATAATCTACAAACATCCTAGTAACTGCTTGGCAACACTAACAACCATTACGGCTGTGCACTTCTGACTGTGTAACAACCTAGTTGCGTTTGACAAAACACAAAGGTCTTGTACGTATAGCATGTTGATTtaaattatcattatcatttttatttataggaGTTGGAGAAACTTGTATTCGAGTTGGAACAGAAATGCAGGTGTTCTGCTCCTCAACCCATCATGCAGGACAACTCCATGCAGACAAGCCCACTGCCTGCCACAGAGTCAGgtatcgtgtgtgtgtgtgtgtgtgtgtgtgtgtgtgtgtgtgtgtgtgtgtccctgaGCCTGACATGAAGTTTGGATGTTTTCGGCTGCAGAGATTAAGTCATCTCCGCTGTAGTGGACTCGCCTATATGCATGTTTTATTCAGATTACATAATCTCAGAATGTTTGTCTTCTAC
It encodes the following:
- the zgc:56231 gene encoding kinesin-like protein KIF20A isoform X2, with translation MTTVMDMTNEDTVLVAMESTACEPHHAALPELSGVSSITSQSESAEIPEQQQLRVYLKVRPFSEEELKSNEDQGCVVLEDSETIALHAPKGSATMKSSEKGIGQQVYKFSFTQIFGPKCTQTEFFEGTISSQVHDFLQGKNALVFSYGVTNAGKTYTIQGSQKDPGILPRALDVVFKHIAGHQYEHMDLKPYLSSDVQKLDSEQVKVEKNAKAALFSLLKEEPEPTRSSRSRSSTSSVSSLSFSSVSYDHTVDSADGTADEGHCLYSVWVAFYEIYNEHVYDLLQPAHTSKTKRRPALRVCEDSTGNSYIRDLRWVNVQNADEASKVLRVGNKNRSAAATKMNQSSSRSHSIFTIKLIRIEGADVQGLSDLSLCDLAGSERCNKTKTFGERLKEAGNINNSLLILGKCIAALRNNQSYRVKMSYVPFRESKLTRLFQGMFCGRGRACMIVNINQCASTYDETLHVMKFSAVAKQVLQVIPQRSIESLAPRLVGLDGKPLLKNGVIDDQAVDEYLSEEELLDGDEADMSILPQEELVNLVESLRVKLLAERRKNLLQEIQIRKEMGDAMLQQIMEAEELHSRQLVDLKESYEEKMDSTFEMYKEALKDHAYQCALERLEEDYIPIDEFNEEQERVKELEKLVFELEQKCRCSAPQPIMQDNSMQTSPLPATESADCVSGAADQRAERDSSGSRGELYGKTWRGPKSTKQTLKSGAKN